The following are from one region of the Trichocoleus sp. genome:
- a CDS encoding Mo-dependent nitrogenase C-terminal domain-containing protein translates to MFGFVQGFVQNVQSNIQSIAAATAKFFSALDLLYPVRQWFNQLEIQDAALAHFICRVVPVQCPFEREIFLFNWKVAHIPPLCKLNPLYEEVVALRFRALCYLADECGEDVRCYC, encoded by the coding sequence ATGTTCGGGTTTGTTCAAGGGTTTGTTCAAAACGTTCAATCGAACATTCAATCGATCGCCGCTGCAACAGCAAAATTTTTTTCGGCACTAGACCTGCTCTATCCTGTGCGCCAGTGGTTCAATCAGCTTGAGATCCAAGACGCTGCACTTGCTCATTTCATCTGTCGCGTTGTTCCGGTGCAGTGTCCGTTTGAGCGAGAAATTTTTCTGTTCAATTGGAAGGTGGCGCACATCCCGCCACTCTGTAAGCTAAATCCGCTCTACGAAGAGGTCGTGGCGCTGCGGTTTCGGGCGCTTTGCTATCTGGCAGATGAATGTGGGGAAGATGTCCGTTGCTATTGCTGA
- a CDS encoding NAD(P)H-quinone oxidoreductase subunit 4 — MIVDRFPWLTAIILLPLVASLLIPVLPDKTGKRVRWYALGVGIADFGLMCYAFWKHYDASSATFQLAEKYAWVPQLGLNWAVSVDGLSVPLVLLSGFVTTLAIFGAWQVDRKPRLFYFLMLVLYSAQVGVFVAQDFLLLFIMWEVELIPVYLLVCIWGGQKRRYAATKFLLYTAASSIFILVAALALGLYGDYHTFDIAEIATKSFPLTMELLLYAGLLVAFGVKLAVFPMHTWLPDAHGEASAPVSMILAGVLLKMGGYGLIRFNLELLPHAHIYFAPILAILGVINIIYGAFNSFAQSNMKRRLAYSSISHMGFVLLGIASFTDVGISGALLQMISHGLIAAALFFLAGVTYDRTHTLSMDEMGGIGKAMPKVFALFTAASMASLALPGMSGFASEIAVFVGVTTSDIYSPTFRTVTVILAAVGLILTPIYLLSMLRQVFYAGGEAPTCDVVTPGAPQQIDQEAVCFGTNCVLPADADFSDAKPREVFIAACFLALIIGIGFYPKLATQLYDAKMVAVNAQVRESYTQVAQTNPQIYAKNFLLPKGAEPEVVPILGIVK, encoded by the coding sequence ATGATAGTGGATCGATTCCCCTGGCTAACCGCGATCATCCTGCTTCCCCTCGTTGCTTCCTTGCTCATCCCCGTGCTGCCTGATAAAACCGGCAAGCGCGTTCGATGGTATGCCCTGGGCGTAGGTATCGCGGACTTCGGTTTGATGTGTTACGCCTTTTGGAAGCATTACGATGCGAGCAGTGCAACGTTCCAACTCGCGGAAAAATATGCTTGGGTTCCCCAGTTAGGTCTGAACTGGGCGGTTTCGGTCGATGGGCTTTCTGTGCCTCTCGTCTTGTTGTCTGGCTTCGTCACAACGCTGGCAATTTTTGGAGCGTGGCAGGTCGATCGCAAGCCTCGTCTCTTTTATTTCCTGATGCTGGTGCTGTACTCGGCGCAGGTTGGGGTGTTTGTCGCCCAGGACTTCCTGCTGCTGTTCATCATGTGGGAAGTAGAACTCATCCCAGTCTATTTGCTGGTGTGCATTTGGGGCGGACAAAAGCGTCGTTATGCAGCCACAAAATTCCTGCTATACACGGCAGCTTCCTCAATCTTTATTTTGGTTGCGGCTCTGGCACTCGGGCTTTACGGCGATTATCACACCTTTGATATTGCTGAAATTGCAACGAAGAGTTTCCCCCTGACAATGGAGCTTTTGCTTTATGCAGGCTTGCTAGTGGCGTTTGGTGTGAAGCTGGCAGTCTTCCCAATGCATACCTGGCTGCCCGATGCTCACGGTGAAGCTTCTGCGCCCGTCTCGATGATTTTGGCAGGCGTGTTGCTGAAAATGGGCGGTTATGGTTTGATCCGCTTCAATCTAGAACTCCTACCGCACGCGCACATTTATTTCGCTCCAATCCTGGCGATCTTGGGCGTTATCAACATTATCTATGGCGCGTTTAACTCCTTTGCTCAGTCGAACATGAAGCGTCGTCTGGCATACTCTTCGATTTCGCACATGGGCTTTGTGCTGCTGGGGATCGCCTCCTTCACGGATGTGGGCATTAGCGGCGCACTGCTCCAGATGATTTCGCACGGTTTGATTGCAGCAGCGCTGTTCTTCCTGGCGGGTGTCACCTACGATCGCACTCATACGCTGTCAATGGATGAAATGGGCGGTATCGGGAAAGCAATGCCTAAAGTGTTTGCGCTCTTTACAGCAGCATCAATGGCATCGCTGGCTCTCCCTGGAATGAGTGGATTTGCGAGTGAAATTGCGGTTTTTGTAGGTGTGACGACAAGCGATATCTACAGCCCTACGTTCCGTACGGTGACCGTCATTCTTGCCGCAGTCGGGCTGATTCTTACCCCTATCTATCTGCTCTCTATGCTGAGACAGGTTTTCTATGCAGGTGGTGAAGCGCCTACCTGTGATGTTGTTACCCCCGGAGCACCCCAACAAATCGATCAAGAGGCAGTTTGCTTCGGCACAAATTGTGTATTGCCTGCCGACGCAGATTTCAGTGATGCAAAACCCCGCGAAGTCTTCATTGCTGCCTGCTTCCTGGCATTGATTATTGGGATTGGCTTCTATCCCAAACTGGCAACCCAGCTTTACGATGCGAAAATGGTTGCAGTCAACGCTCAAGTACGCGAATCGTACACGCAAGTTGCTCAAACCAATCCTCAAATCTACGCCAAGAACTTCTTGCTTCCGAAAGGAGCTGAGCCTGAAGTCGTTCCAATTCTGGGGATCGTGAAGTAG
- the topA gene encoding type I DNA topoisomerase has protein sequence MPNLLLIESPGKIAKLKQILGSGWIVKASMGHVRELADDGEDALGFDLDSTPLQCRYVPRGTKGKQVLADLRQAVKQADRVFLGCDEDREGEVISWHLAQELRLKNPQRVVYHEITTQAVQQAIAKPRPLNTDLIAAGRARDCLDKLVGYKGSKHVVWKLNIGAKSMGRVQSATLHLICQREREIRSFQPQDFWSVWVEYQEGFRAFYRVKLNAAKSGDSSADDTGEPKDAPESDRVLSQAEADRLITIAQSEPHQIVKVEGKITRQTPPAAFTTSTLQQAAGSKLHFSPDQTMQVAQSLYEKGLITYMRTDSVSLSPEFCQTVRQWLESHDPDNLPKQATQHRSRKGAQEAHEAIRPTDINRPSAQLKPELSADEFALYVLIWKRSVASQCNPARLRKTRIVTQSGSLYWEARGQVIEFLGYARYWNNLHADTELPNLAQGQDLTLQQAQADQKQTQPPPRYSEPKLVQLMERQGIGRPSTYAPTIKTLKQRNYVQMLKGKLQPTDLGLELDAALERLLVKLVDPAFTAEMEQSLDRIAQGEVNWEQWLLQWNRDYFAPALEQAQKLMLTESIAHPTQPKLELSDTACLHCDQKMAKVPSRKLSHGFFLKCQHCPDSVLFWNDRQQQWEPPRAASSAPTTPAKPTEYACPVCRKPLEEYTYQKEGQQKVMLRCSDRQARQTPKHKDAVYFYTAKGEFWSPKYGSLADQEKAVVKKGSKKGIKKGKGKE, from the coding sequence ATGCCGAACCTGCTTCTGATTGAATCCCCTGGGAAGATTGCCAAACTCAAGCAAATTTTGGGCAGTGGGTGGATTGTCAAAGCCAGTATGGGGCACGTGCGTGAGTTAGCCGATGATGGTGAAGATGCACTGGGGTTTGATCTAGACAGTACCCCGCTTCAGTGTCGCTATGTGCCGCGCGGAACCAAGGGAAAGCAGGTTTTGGCAGATTTGCGGCAAGCCGTAAAACAAGCCGATCGCGTTTTTCTGGGCTGTGATGAAGACCGGGAAGGAGAAGTCATTAGCTGGCATCTGGCGCAGGAATTACGGCTCAAAAATCCGCAGCGAGTCGTTTATCACGAAATTACAACACAGGCAGTACAGCAGGCGATCGCCAAACCTCGGCCGCTGAATACTGACTTGATTGCCGCCGGACGCGCCAGAGATTGTCTTGATAAATTGGTGGGCTACAAGGGCAGTAAGCATGTCGTTTGGAAGCTGAACATTGGCGCAAAATCAATGGGGCGGGTGCAGAGTGCGACGCTACATTTGATCTGTCAGCGAGAGCGAGAAATTCGTTCCTTTCAGCCGCAGGATTTTTGGTCGGTTTGGGTGGAATATCAAGAAGGCTTTCGCGCTTTCTATCGCGTCAAACTCAATGCGGCTAAGTCCGGCGACAGTTCCGCTGATGACACCGGAGAACCGAAAGATGCCCCCGAATCCGATCGCGTGCTTTCTCAGGCAGAAGCCGATCGACTGATTACGATTGCCCAATCTGAGCCGCATCAAATCGTTAAAGTCGAAGGAAAAATCACCCGTCAGACTCCCCCAGCCGCTTTTACCACATCCACGCTGCAACAAGCCGCTGGATCAAAGCTGCATTTCAGCCCCGATCAGACCATGCAGGTCGCACAATCGCTTTACGAAAAGGGCTTGATTACCTACATGCGAACCGATAGTGTCAGCCTCAGTCCAGAGTTTTGTCAAACGGTGCGACAGTGGCTTGAATCCCACGACCCCGATAATTTACCGAAGCAGGCGACCCAGCATCGCAGCCGTAAAGGGGCACAGGAGGCACATGAAGCGATCCGCCCCACCGATATTAACCGTCCTTCGGCGCAACTGAAGCCCGAACTATCCGCCGATGAGTTTGCTTTGTATGTGCTGATCTGGAAGCGATCGGTTGCTTCACAGTGCAATCCGGCAAGGCTTCGCAAAACGCGCATTGTGACGCAGTCTGGCTCACTCTACTGGGAAGCCAGAGGGCAAGTGATCGAGTTTTTAGGCTATGCCCGCTACTGGAACAATCTGCACGCTGATACAGAACTGCCCAACCTGGCTCAAGGGCAAGACTTAACGTTGCAGCAAGCTCAAGCAGACCAAAAGCAAACCCAGCCACCCCCTCGCTATTCTGAACCCAAACTGGTGCAGCTCATGGAGCGGCAGGGAATTGGTCGTCCTTCCACCTATGCCCCCACGATCAAGACGTTGAAACAGCGCAACTATGTCCAAATGCTCAAAGGCAAGCTCCAGCCGACTGATTTAGGGCTGGAATTAGATGCTGCCCTGGAAAGACTACTGGTCAAACTGGTTGATCCAGCGTTTACTGCCGAAATGGAACAGTCGCTCGATCGCATTGCCCAAGGTGAAGTGAACTGGGAACAATGGCTGCTGCAATGGAACCGCGACTATTTTGCTCCAGCATTAGAACAGGCACAGAAACTCATGCTGACTGAATCGATCGCCCATCCCACTCAGCCCAAGCTAGAGCTTTCTGACACAGCCTGTCTGCACTGCGACCAAAAAATGGCAAAAGTGCCGAGCCGCAAATTATCCCACGGTTTTTTCCTCAAGTGCCAGCATTGCCCCGATTCCGTGTTGTTCTGGAACGATCGCCAACAGCAATGGGAACCTCCTCGCGCTGCATCCTCCGCACCGACTACGCCTGCTAAACCAACTGAATATGCCTGTCCCGTTTGCCGGAAACCGCTGGAAGAATACACCTACCAAAAAGAAGGACAGCAAAAAGTGATGCTACGCTGCTCCGATCGGCAGGCAAGGCAAACTCCAAAACACAAAGATGCAGTTTATTTCTACACTGCGAAAGGAGAATTTTGGAGTCCCAAGTACGGCAGCTTGGCGGATCAGGAAAAGGCTGTGGTGAAGAAGGGCAGCAAAAAGGGAATCAAAAAGGGAAAAGGCAAGGAATGA
- a CDS encoding heavy metal translocating P-type ATPase, whose protein sequence is MENATLKLRGMSCAACATNIESAIRSVPGVSQGDVNFGAELAQVQYDPQTTDLAAIQQAVEDAGYAAAALEAQDIFADEDETEKAARLAQENNLKRKVWVGAIISVILLVGSIPAMTGWMIPFIPAWLHNFWLQAALTAPVQFWCGRTFYINAWKAFKRHSSTMDTLIALGTSAAYFYSLFVTLFPSFLIAQGLTPHVYYETAAIVITLILLGRFLEHRARGQTSEAIRKLIGLQARTARIIRRGQEIDVPIAAVQIGDVVLVRPGEKIPVDGEVIEGTSTVDESMVTGESVPVKKQPGDEVIGATINKTGSFQFRTTRIGKDTFLAQIVRLVQQAQGSKAPIQRLADQITGWFVPAVIAIAIATFIIWFTLMGNVTLATIAMVEVLIIACPCALGLATPTSIMVGTGKGAENGILIKGAESLELAHRIQTIVLDKTGTITEGKPTVTDFVTVKGTADHNELNLLNLAATVERYSEHPLAEAVVRYAQSQQIALTEATGFEAVAGSGVQATVHHQLIQIGTQRWMQELGIETGSLEQQKQRLEYLGKTVIWIAIDGTVEAIMGISDALKPSSKAVVRTLQKLGLEVVMLTGDNRPTAEVIAREVGIGRVLAEVRPDQKAATVQQLQSEGKIVAMVGDGINDAPALAQADVGLAIGTGTDVAIAASDITLISGDLQGIVTAIQLSRATMQNIRQNLFFALIYNVAGIPIAAGILYPFSGWLLNPIIAGGAMAFSSVSVVTNALRLRNFQPRSIV, encoded by the coding sequence ATGGAAAACGCTACTTTAAAGTTAAGGGGCATGAGTTGTGCAGCTTGTGCCACAAACATTGAATCGGCAATTCGGTCTGTGCCGGGTGTGAGTCAGGGTGATGTAAACTTTGGGGCAGAACTGGCACAGGTTCAATACGATCCGCAAACAACAGATTTAGCCGCTATTCAGCAGGCAGTTGAAGATGCCGGATATGCTGCTGCTGCACTGGAAGCTCAGGATATTTTTGCAGACGAAGATGAAACTGAAAAAGCGGCAAGACTTGCTCAAGAAAATAACCTAAAGCGCAAAGTTTGGGTTGGCGCAATCATCAGCGTGATCTTGTTAGTTGGCTCCATTCCAGCGATGACAGGTTGGATGATTCCGTTCATTCCCGCCTGGTTGCATAACTTCTGGCTGCAAGCTGCATTAACGGCTCCAGTGCAATTTTGGTGTGGCAGAACTTTCTATATCAACGCCTGGAAAGCTTTCAAGCGCCACAGTTCAACCATGGATACCTTGATTGCATTAGGAACCAGTGCCGCTTATTTTTACTCGCTGTTTGTAACGCTGTTTCCCAGTTTTCTGATCGCTCAGGGTTTAACGCCTCACGTTTATTACGAAACTGCCGCGATCGTCATCACGCTTATCTTGCTCGGACGTTTCTTGGAGCATCGGGCCAGGGGTCAAACTTCGGAGGCAATTCGTAAGCTAATTGGCTTGCAGGCTCGGACAGCCAGAATCATTCGCAGAGGACAGGAAATTGATGTGCCGATCGCTGCGGTGCAAATTGGCGATGTGGTGCTGGTGCGACCGGGCGAGAAAATTCCGGTGGATGGTGAGGTGATTGAGGGAACATCCACGGTGGATGAATCGATGGTGACGGGTGAGAGTGTGCCGGTGAAAAAGCAGCCTGGAGATGAGGTCATTGGGGCAACAATCAACAAAACTGGCAGTTTTCAGTTCCGCACCACTCGGATTGGCAAAGATACGTTTCTGGCGCAGATTGTTCGATTGGTGCAGCAAGCGCAAGGCTCAAAAGCCCCGATTCAACGATTGGCAGATCAAATTACAGGCTGGTTTGTGCCTGCGGTAATTGCCATTGCCATTGCCACCTTTATCATCTGGTTTACGCTGATGGGAAATGTCACCCTGGCAACGATCGCGATGGTCGAAGTGCTGATCATTGCCTGTCCCTGCGCTTTGGGCTTAGCTACACCTACTTCCATCATGGTGGGAACTGGGAAAGGAGCAGAGAACGGAATTTTGATTAAAGGCGCAGAAAGTTTAGAACTGGCGCACCGCATCCAAACGATCGTTCTGGATAAAACGGGCACGATCACAGAAGGAAAGCCAACCGTCACAGATTTTGTCACAGTTAAAGGAACGGCAGATCACAACGAGTTAAATTTGCTGAACCTGGCAGCAACAGTAGAACGCTATTCTGAACATCCTCTAGCAGAAGCCGTCGTTCGGTATGCCCAATCCCAGCAAATCGCGCTGACAGAAGCAACCGGATTTGAAGCAGTTGCCGGAAGTGGAGTACAGGCAACCGTTCATCATCAGCTCATTCAGATTGGAACGCAGCGATGGATGCAGGAGTTGGGGATTGAAACAGGCAGCCTGGAGCAGCAAAAACAGCGATTGGAGTATTTGGGCAAGACCGTAATTTGGATCGCGATCGATGGCACAGTCGAAGCAATTATGGGCATTTCAGATGCACTGAAACCTTCCTCGAAAGCAGTCGTCCGGACGCTACAAAAACTTGGTTTAGAAGTCGTGATGCTGACCGGGGATAATCGTCCCACGGCTGAAGTGATCGCCCGTGAAGTGGGAATTGGCAGAGTTTTGGCAGAAGTGCGACCCGATCAAAAAGCAGCAACGGTGCAACAACTCCAGTCTGAAGGCAAAATTGTGGCGATGGTGGGAGATGGCATTAATGATGCGCCTGCCTTGGCTCAAGCAGACGTTGGTCTGGCGATCGGTACAGGAACCGATGTGGCAATTGCGGCAAGTGACATTACACTCATCTCTGGCGATCTTCAGGGCATTGTCACTGCTATTCAGCTTTCTCGCGCCACGATGCAAAACATCCGTCAAAATCTCTTTTTCGCGCTGATCTATAACGTAGCTGGTATTCCAATCGCCGCAGGGATTCTCTATCCGTTTTCGGGTTGGTTACTCAATCCAATCATTGCCGGAGGAGCGATGGCGTTTAGCTCGGTTTCAGTCGTCACGAATGCACTGCGGTTGCGAAACTTTCAGCCGCGATCGATTGTTTAA
- a CDS encoding GNAT family N-acetyltransferase has product MQLQRFDTPQAFYHHAQSYLLQHEAEHNLLLGILHTLQHHPDRDAQSPYLVSVEAAEKIVAVALQTPPHKLVLSKATELAAIELIAQDAHRHFHALPGVSGLIPEVQAFIEVWRILTGQSAQLAMQMRIHQLTEVQPLPAVNGRLRLATAADRPLLLEWFSAFITEAIASFGANAEKLVDGALQKQSLYLWEDSVPVSFAGGNLASSSAVRIGPVYTPPEFRRQGYATACVAALTQQLLDRGYERCFLFTDLANPTSNHIYQTIGYRPVCDWHDYSFGKGTEE; this is encoded by the coding sequence ATGCAATTGCAGCGGTTTGATACACCCCAAGCGTTCTATCATCATGCTCAGTCTTACTTGCTCCAGCATGAAGCAGAGCATAATCTTTTACTGGGAATCCTGCATACACTCCAGCATCACCCCGATCGCGATGCTCAGTCTCCTTATCTCGTTAGCGTTGAAGCAGCAGAAAAAATCGTTGCTGTAGCACTCCAGACCCCGCCTCACAAGCTAGTGCTGTCCAAAGCCACTGAGCTTGCAGCAATCGAATTAATCGCTCAAGATGCTCACCGTCATTTCCATGCTCTCCCAGGCGTCAGTGGACTTATCCCAGAGGTGCAAGCCTTTATTGAGGTATGGCGAATCCTCACGGGGCAGTCGGCTCAGCTTGCCATGCAAATGCGAATTCACCAACTCACCGAAGTGCAGCCTCTCCCTGCCGTCAACGGGAGACTCAGACTTGCCACCGCAGCCGATCGCCCCTTATTGCTGGAATGGTTTTCGGCATTCATTACCGAAGCGATTGCGTCATTTGGAGCAAATGCAGAAAAGTTAGTTGATGGTGCTTTGCAAAAACAGAGCCTCTATTTGTGGGAAGATTCTGTCCCGGTATCATTTGCCGGCGGTAATCTCGCTTCATCCTCTGCGGTTCGGATCGGTCCTGTTTATACGCCTCCAGAATTTCGCCGTCAGGGATATGCAACTGCTTGTGTTGCGGCATTAACCCAACAATTACTCGATCGCGGCTATGAGCGCTGCTTTTTGTTTACCGATTTGGCAAACCCAACTTCTAATCACATTTATCAAACGATCGGCTATCGCCCAGTTTGTGACTGGCACGATTACTCGTTTGGGAAGGGGACAGAGGAGTAG
- a CDS encoding DOPA 4,5-dioxygenase family protein, whose amino-acid sequence MQDHAIAIQGFHAHIYYQPESRTTAAQIREALGNQFVVQLGRWHDQPIGPHPQSMYQVAFAPDQFAQIVPWLMLNRSGLDILVHAETGDDLADHTDHALWLGNKLALNLDALRR is encoded by the coding sequence ATGCAAGATCATGCGATCGCAATTCAGGGATTTCACGCCCATATTTATTACCAGCCTGAGAGCCGAACCACTGCCGCCCAAATCCGCGAAGCACTGGGCAACCAATTCGTGGTGCAACTGGGACGCTGGCACGATCAACCGATCGGACCTCATCCACAGTCGATGTATCAGGTTGCCTTTGCTCCAGATCAGTTTGCTCAGATTGTGCCCTGGCTGATGCTCAACCGATCGGGACTGGATATTCTGGTTCATGCTGAAACAGGTGATGATTTAGCAGACCATACCGATCATGCGCTTTGGCTGGGCAACAAGCTGGCTCTCAATCTGGATGCTTTGCGACGATAG
- a CDS encoding M56 family metallopeptidase, translating to MHAVLMGFAVIIAWVVRLLKVKSAQTCQGYAALGAFLLPPLLLLTTSLAVLWMGMDGAMMGISAGWLGDLLAGSFLSFAAVELLRLVWGGWRSLQQVRTYPLELLDLEPTKTNGRILETPALFAAQVGFWRSELVVSRGLLATLTPEHLQAVLTHEQAHAHYHDTFWFFWLGWLRQITLWLPHTETLWQELLLLRELRADRWAAQRVDALLIAEALLLIVQSTSTMSPSVCAAFNADLALSRLEERIEALLDHAPDYEEKPRSWLWLGLVLLPLLTVPFHG from the coding sequence ATGCACGCCGTGTTAATGGGTTTTGCTGTCATCATTGCCTGGGTAGTGCGGCTTTTAAAAGTCAAATCAGCCCAAACCTGTCAGGGCTATGCTGCCCTTGGAGCCTTTCTGCTGCCGCCGCTGCTGCTGCTCACCACTTCACTCGCGGTTCTATGGATGGGCATGGATGGTGCCATGATGGGCATCTCCGCAGGTTGGTTAGGCGATTTGCTGGCAGGCAGCTTTTTGAGTTTTGCCGCAGTGGAGCTTTTACGGCTTGTTTGGGGCGGATGGCGATCGTTGCAGCAGGTTCGTACTTATCCGCTGGAACTGCTCGATCTGGAACCCACAAAGACGAACGGACGGATTTTAGAAACGCCTGCCCTGTTTGCCGCACAAGTTGGATTTTGGCGATCTGAACTGGTTGTCAGTCGTGGCTTACTCGCAACCCTCACTCCAGAACACCTCCAGGCAGTTCTAACGCACGAACAGGCACATGCTCACTATCACGACACCTTCTGGTTTTTCTGGCTGGGCTGGCTGCGGCAAATTACCCTCTGGCTGCCTCATACAGAAACGCTCTGGCAAGAACTCTTACTGCTGCGAGAACTCCGCGCCGATCGCTGGGCGGCTCAACGGGTAGATGCCCTGCTGATTGCTGAAGCACTGCTGCTGATCGTTCAGTCCACTTCTACAATGTCTCCCTCGGTTTGTGCTGCGTTTAATGCTGATCTTGCTTTGAGTCGATTGGAAGAACGGATCGAAGCTTTGTTAGATCATGCTCCCGACTATGAAGAAAAACCGCGATCATGGCTTTGGCTGGGCTTAGTGTTGCTGCCGCTCCTGACTGTTCCGTTTCATGGATAA
- a CDS encoding BlaI/MecI/CopY family transcriptional regulator — protein sequence MSSLPQPRPKHLSLGPLETEILEILWQLGSATVKEIHDRILADPDRELAYASVTTILRRLTEKGWLDCDRQDRAFRWYPVVSRSQAQALQAHDQLQRFLAVGNPDVVAAFADELDCASVDKLDAIAQRLKAARQAREEQ from the coding sequence ATGTCCTCCTTGCCTCAACCGCGTCCTAAACATTTATCCCTTGGACCCCTAGAAACAGAGATTCTAGAAATCCTTTGGCAACTGGGTTCTGCAACTGTGAAGGAAATTCACGATCGCATCCTGGCTGATCCCGATCGAGAGTTGGCTTATGCTTCTGTCACAACCATATTGCGGCGTCTGACTGAGAAAGGTTGGTTGGATTGCGATCGGCAAGACCGGGCGTTTCGGTGGTATCCGGTTGTTTCGCGCAGTCAGGCTCAAGCGCTCCAGGCACATGATCAGCTTCAGCGATTTTTGGCAGTTGGCAATCCGGATGTAGTCGCTGCCTTTGCCGATGAACTCGATTGCGCCAGCGTTGATAAGCTCGATGCCATTGCTCAACGGTTGAAGGCGGCTCGGCAAGCCAGGGAGGAACAGTAA
- a CDS encoding tetratricopeptide repeat protein has product MRRFLVSGVVSSILAVFMFLSLMPSALADANLTNPAIRELTQPNWLRSGITAYEQGDYQTAVAAFSAAIEQGETMAVAYSDRCLANLALGNHAAALADCTQALERNPDDSEAYLNRGLASYRLGNYAAAVSDYAQLLQINPLDFRAYYNRGLALTGLQNYQAAILDFEQALRQVSPSDPVISAEILVDRGLAQLPNDPQQAIADFTTAIQLNHAGIRALYNRGCAHHQQQNLMAAIEDFSQVLQLAPDYAEALLSRGWIRYQQGETVAAVKDLQQAADCFCHQGMMVAYQKTLNLLGKIRSPQIAVG; this is encoded by the coding sequence ATGAGACGTTTTCTCGTTTCTGGTGTAGTTTCTAGCATTTTGGCAGTCTTCATGTTCCTGTCGCTGATGCCCAGTGCTTTGGCAGATGCAAATCTAACCAACCCAGCAATCAGGGAACTGACTCAGCCAAATTGGCTGCGCTCCGGCATTACAGCCTATGAGCAAGGCGACTATCAGACTGCAGTAGCCGCTTTTTCAGCAGCGATCGAGCAGGGAGAAACGATGGCAGTTGCCTACAGCGATCGATGCTTGGCGAACCTGGCGCTGGGCAATCATGCAGCAGCACTTGCAGACTGTACACAAGCGCTAGAACGCAATCCGGATGATAGCGAAGCTTATCTCAATCGCGGTTTAGCCTCTTATCGATTGGGCAATTATGCGGCGGCAGTGTCAGACTATGCTCAGCTTCTGCAAATCAACCCGCTTGATTTTCGCGCCTACTACAATCGCGGTTTGGCTCTCACTGGCTTACAAAACTATCAAGCTGCCATCCTTGATTTTGAGCAAGCACTGCGGCAGGTTTCCCCATCTGACCCTGTGATCTCAGCCGAAATTCTGGTCGATCGCGGCTTAGCACAACTCCCAAACGACCCCCAACAGGCAATTGCAGACTTCACGACTGCCATTCAACTTAATCATGCAGGGATTCGGGCACTGTATAACCGGGGCTGTGCTCATCATCAGCAGCAGAATTTGATGGCGGCGATCGAGGATTTTAGTCAGGTGTTACAACTAGCTCCCGATTATGCAGAAGCGCTGCTCAGCCGAGGATGGATTCGATATCAGCAGGGTGAAACTGTGGCAGCAGTCAAAGATCTGCAGCAAGCAGCTGATTGTTTTTGTCATCAGGGCATGATGGTCGCTTATCAAAAAACACTCAATTTACTGGGAAAAATTCGCTCTCCTCAAATTGCAGTGGGTTAG